The DNA sequence TACATCTGAGGAAGGAAGAAATtaaaccaaaatgaaaaaacatAACTGTCACAGCATATGCCACAGCTGAGACAGTCACCATCCACAGAGTATCACCATACAATATCAGAAGGCTTCAACCCATGCAGAGTAACACCACAACACATCAGAGGGCTCCAGGCATCTGCCCTTCTTGTTTCTAGCTCTACCTTTTATACCCCTGATGTTGATGCATTGCACTGTGTGCCTCTGTTCCCCTTGGTggttggtcagtgcccctgggccCTCCATGGCTcactgctgtcagtgctgctcacctgctgctcacagctgtgcccactggggataaggctgggcccagccccactcccaattaCCACAAACCCTGTACCTACACAGAACTGTCAGTCACAACATATTTAGATCCTAAAGAGAATGATTACATTGCCAATAAACCTGCTCATTGATTTTTCCAGTAAAATACTCAGAGTAGCATACAGATTTAACAGCCACATAGCAATCATGTAAAAtaggcagagaaaaaaaaaaaccatctaAGGAGTAATTGTTACTCTGTTTGCTTCCCAATGGTTTAACCAAACACATGGAGAAGAGGTTTAGAAGACTCAGGACGGAGTATGTAACTACAGATGGTGAAGAAGCCACAAGTGAGGAAAATGACTCAACTTGTGATCTTTATAACTACATCCTGGGCTGGTATCCAACCTTTTTGCCTACCTTATACTGAGTCTCAGTTCACAGCAGGAGCTCCTGTACCCAAAAGAAGCTACACTTGTAGGTAAGAACAGAAAGCTCAAACTATGACAAATACATGTCACAAAGTTATGGGATCTGTTGGAAAAGCTTTTACTTTTTGCTTTATGCAAGGCTCTCTTGTAACCAGTTTCTTGCACAACACTTTCTTGCCTTCAGTTTGCAGAAGAGGCAAGAGAATCACAGGATTCTGCCTTTATTCAATTTGGTATCTATTCAGCCACAACACCAGCACAATGAGCAGAAAACCTAAGCATATAAAATGTTTATACAGAACATGAGAGAACAAGCTCAACTTCCCTCAGAATATCACCCAAAAGCGACACACTGTTCTATATGGATCGGGGAAATGCAAAGGTTTGTTATTTGTTTGGAGGGGTTATTGTTGTTTAAAAAAACTTTTGTGATGGGATTCTGAAAGACACTCTTTTAATGGCATCACACTGAAGGAAAAAGGCCTGTGGGCCAAACTAGCTGCAGTGTTTCTCAAACAGAAATATACAAAGGGATATTGGTCCCAGAAGGGTATTTTCCCCAGGTCATGGCCAACTGCCATGTGAGCCTGAGCTCATTCCTCCCTttcaagcaaagaaaaaacTGAGTGTAGCTCTGGAAATACTTACCTCATACACTTGGCAAATTGCTCCCTTATTTTATGGGAAATGATCCAAGTAGAGAACAGATGAGGCAGCATGACCCCTTCAGTGCAGGGAAGGCTAAAGGGGGTTTGAATGAGTGAAAACAAAATGACTCAACAGCCATTTTGCTGTTGAGCATATTTATTGGAATCCCCTCATGTGTTTGGCTCCAGTTCAGATGTATTTGTTATGCATGACAACCTAACTCCCTGCAAAGCTcacaaacagcaaaaggcaaTACAACCTGCACATGGATTTCAATGGACTATCCCCATTACACCTCAGGAAGGACACACTGGCTTTTAGATAACATAGCTTTAAGATTGATATACTTGCTACTCTATCAAGGTTCATTTAAACAGGTCTTTTTCATGGGCCAGTGTGAGACAAGGGGTCTGTTTGAGAACTGTTCAGGTCACACAGGGAAACAACTAAGGAGAGTTCTGAAAATCTCCACAAGGTCAGCCTACTGTCAGCCACAAAGAGAGCATGAAGCAGCACAGCTTCCCAAACTGTCTCAGGGAGTACAAACTTGCTCCTAATAAGCTAAGACTTGCAGGTAGATTGCAAAATGAGCACAGCATACAAAGAGAAAGACTGCTTTTGGTTACACAGCACAGGCCCAGGCAGGCCTTCCAAGCTGCTCAGGGCTGTTGAATTGCTCACCAATATATGGCTGAAATAGAGAGTAAGGCCAGTGTACAGGTAGATGCCTCCTTGCCTCTTGCCTGGAAGCCAACATAGTTCTGAAGGCACTGTTACTGAAGAGCAGCCCTTTCTGTGAACACTTACATTATTTATCAGGTAGACACCCCGACCTCTGGAAGAAGCCACAGGCTTCACTATCCACGGGCCTCTGTCCTTAGAATAGGTATCTGGTTAAAAGAAAACAGCACAAGTCTGCAACATTTTCCATTCTGCTTATTAACAGGGGAGCaagaataaagaatgctgcctATGGTAAACACTTTAGAGAACTCCACAGGGAGATCAAAGTCTGCTTTTCGAATATGCTATTTCACCCCTGTGGAATCATTGCAATTATTACAACCCCTCCCTGAAGCCCCCCATGGCGCTCTGATACATTCATTCTTCTGCCCTACGCCTCCTTTTGGCGCTTCTCACTTCAGTACCCCCAGGCACTAGGCAGTGATATTGTGAAGCTGATCATCAACAACACTGTGCACCTAACTCCTCCATTTTGGAATGTTAAACCCCACATCAGCTTTTTGCAAACTTACACAGGCATGGAGTAAACAGAACAGCAGAAATGACAAAGAAATCACATGGACCTTTTCTACTGTCTTCCCAGCTTCCTCTAATTTTGTTACCTTAACTACTGGCATGATCAAAAGGCTaggatattaaaaataattcccCTCCCCCCACAtcccattattttattttacatctGGGCATCATCATCCATTCACTTACTGCAGAACTCCTGGTACTCTGTAGGGAGGATAAAGGTCTGAGGTAAGATATGGAATGCCTTGAACCCATGGGTGAGCTGCATTCGGCAGACATTCTTGTACAGTCTGTCCTTCCGTGTCAGTTCATACGACCTGGAGTCCCAAAACAAGAGACTGTATGTATTTATTCCCCGACATTACAGCAACCCTCTGTCCTAGTTACTGAAGTATCTGTAGCTTTGTTAGATGTCTAAGCCCTAACCTGTCAGATGTCTAAGCCCTAAGTGACTCTCAAGCTTTACTGCCTCTACCTCATGGCTGTATTAATATCCTTTCTGGCACTTCTTGCAATTCCCAAGACAGACTGAAGCACAGCAACCTGTTATAATGATGGTTATAAACTAACTGGTTATAACAGTGGTGTATAAACTAGCAGGGGACATAGGACCATCCCTCTAACTAAAAACTGAAGCCACAAATAATTTATCatcaaataaagaaaataaaatttaaaatccaaTATTTGGGATACAAACAACATTTTAATAGATATACTATTccctaaaaacccccaagacCAATAAGAATGAGACAGCAGTGGCACTGGCCCAATCTGTTGGGATTTTACAGTACCACATATGCTCTATTTTGCAGGGGGGTATCTATGTTCAGATTTTTGCAAATCACCACAATGATGTTCAACAAAACATGGTATCAAGGCCTTACCTAGGGAAATGGTTCACTTTCTGGACATCTGTAAGGGAACGCAGCAAGCAAGGCTTCAAGTGTGATCCTGTCCACATGAGATTATAATCATTGCTATTAGGGTGAACCTAAAAAGCAGCataaaaaaacaccacaaacaaAAACATTGAACTAATGAAAAGCAATGCCACCTTATCCCTAGATCTACAAGGCCAAAGCAACTCTAGTCTAAGACAGTCTCCTCTACTATCTCCAATATAGGGGCAACTCCAGTCAAACTGCTACCCTAAGGTATTCCCAGGCTAGGAAATAACcatgtcagatttttttttaaaaagttgtgACTGTTATTTTCACAGATGGTTTAAATACAGTTTGTAAAGCAGCTTGAATCTCTTCAGGAAACTTGTCAGATCAATTCCTTGAGTTGCtgttattctgaaaaaaaaatttaaaaatcaaccCTACATATCTCTCAATTGTCATTAACTGCATACAGGGCACTCTTTAGAGTAAGACAGGCACTAGAAGAGAAGTGTGAAATACTACATCAATACTTCTGAAAGCTTGTAAAGGCTGAGAAATTAAATCCTTCAGATTTTCCCAAGGGTGTGATGCTTTAAAAGCATCACATGACCAAACTTCAGCAtttcttttctcctgtttttgAAGACTTAAGACTAATGCGTTCTCCTTTGAGGGAGCAAAATGACCTATTTTCAGTCTGACTAGCAGAGTACaataaaagacaaaacaaaaaaacctcaagggAGGCCACTTCCACAGCAACTTCCTGGTTCTAACCCtgcaggataaaaaaaaaaaaaaaaacacacacgcacaaaaaaatccaaaaacatTACCAtcacctcccagcccagcacaaaaTCAGACAGAAGTTTGTTGCACTCACCTCATGGAATCCATGGGCAGTCAGAATGCTCCGAACCAGCCGGCTGTCTGTCCGCACAATCTTATAGGACATGTGGAAGCGCTCTGTAAGGAGGCAAAGAGACACAGGATTAGAGTCTGCACCTGGGAGAATAAACCAAAGTCATGCTACCAAAGAAAAGGACTCAGACAGTACAGCTGCACTTAATTCACAGAGAGTAGCAGCACATAAGAGGCAAAGGGAGACAGGAAATGCCAACATCAGCATCACTGAACCGACATCAATCCTTAGCTATAATATAGTAGCATCACAGAACCCCATCATATAAAATAAAGCACAGGACAGCCTAAAAAATACCCAGACTTTTTTAAATGTTCCATTATATAGACTGCTTTATAACACTCCAAACATTATTTCAGATTTCCTCTCTAGTCAATATTGGTATTTCTATCTAAAACTAATTATGTCTAATGCCCCTCATTGATATGGCTTGCTTATGTGATCACTTCTTAGATCctcaaaacccaaaataaagCACTGAATTTTTGTTTACGTCTCATTCACCTGTACCAATCTTCCAACAAATAACTGCAAATACAGTAAGAAATGAAGTAAAAAGTATGAGGAAATAAAAACTCACTATGGAAGAAGAAGGTCATAAACACAAAGGCAATAAGCAGCCCCAAAGGTATAATATAAACTAAAAGCAAGTAGGAAGACTAGAGGTCAGTGGTAATATAAAAGGATGTGGCAATCCAAAAAAAGAGTTCAAAGACAGTAGATAAAGAAATTGCAACACTAGAATACAGAACTGCCTAGAAAAGGCAGTTTACAAATGAGAATAAAAGGGTGAAGATTAAATTAAACTTACAGAAATATGTTCTATCAACAAAAGTAAATCAGAAAAGCAAGAAGTATCATAATCAGGAACAAGACAAAGCTGGAGGAAATTTAACATGTTGCACTATTCAGCAGTAAACTTGTTAAACCAtgtgagaaaaagcagaagagaCCCCACGCTGCAGTAAAAATGTAAGTTACAATTACCATCAGCTTCTGGCATCATCCAAGTATGTTTGTAACTCACATGAAAAGGATCAGGAGTTTCCACATATAAAACACCTTCTCCACCCCTTACCCCAATGAGCCAGAAGCACTTTTGCTTGGATAGGATATTAGAAACGAAAGCATCAATTACctaagaaaggaaaagcaagagaagaaagaagtgTCAGCACCTTCACAAAAGGGAGCTGAGTACATATTAGCTTTTCTCCAACTCAGCACATCCAGAACAAGCTCCCAGCTGTACACACCCACAAGTATTAACTTTTCAAATCCAAAGTGACTGTTTATAACACCCAGCCTCTTCAGAGGCTCTCCCTTACTTGACACTAGACAGATTTGGTCTCCCAACTCAAGTGCTGCCAGGAACCATTTGTTTATGGCCTTCTAGGGGTTGTGAGGCTGTAGACTCAGATTTGTTATTACAGCTTATTATTGTTCAACTGTGAGGCTGGCTGCTTTATTTCCCAGCGAAATGCTCTCAAAACTCACAGCAATGATTGATTTTAAGGTCTTAGCTATGGTGAATTTGCATTCTGGTTTTAAGCTCGAGCATGGCCTCCAAGTTCAATTTGCAAGCAGACAGTTCCATCTCAAAACACATCAGGATCCAGTGGAGGGACAGACACTATCACATTCACCAACGGATTAAGCACTTCTGAATGTCTCAGTGGTCAGAGACTAGAGAGGATTCCAATTTCCCACTATGTCCTCTTCCCACCACAAAGTGAAGGGACCATCAGGTAAGAGACTTTTACCTCATGCCTTCAAGCCTTTTAAAAGCTGGCACATAGTAGCACCCACCTCCAATTAGACGGAGGTAGCTGTCCTTGGCCAGAATGGCTTCAGCATGAAACACCAAGACAGGGACccgcctgcagccaccacctgtcCACTTGATACATGGATGACCTCTGCAATGACAAGACAGTCAGTATAAACAACTGCTGAGCCTCATACATGCAGCAGTTAGTTACAACAATGACACAGCAATTCTCCATACTTACCCACCTAGCCTCTGGACAGGCCACAAGCAAACATGCTGGGGAAAACAGTGGAAGATTGGTGAGGAGAACTGTAACCACGCCTGAGTGACTTACAGCTTGGGTGTAGAATAATACAGGTGACATACTAACTGTTGTCTTTGTGTGTTTCACAAGCAGAACCTCTGAAgtcagcacagcactgcaacAGACTTCAAGGCACTCTATCAAAAGTGCTTGAGACTCCTGCCCTATGGTGGGCAGGGTCAAAGCACAGTGGTAAAATACACCTGCAAGAATCCCTGAAAAATGAGCAGCAGCTTCAGTGATTCTCTAGCAAGGACCAAGCTCCACAGTGACTGCCTCTGCTTGCTGCTTTGGGGATCCCTCAGTGAGCAAGGTAATGAAAAGAAATTTACTCTTTGCATTTCAGATACAGTCTTGTGGTTGTCCCTAACCCCTGCCTGTGCTGACTCAACACACACATATGCTAGGCATCTCTGGTGGTTCCAGGCTGCACCCCAGCTAgatgccaggcacccaccaaagctgctccatcATTCCGTTCCACAGCTAGACAGGCGAGAAAAAATTTACCAAAAGACTCATGAGTcacaggcagggagggatcACTCACCAATTACAGTCACAGGAAAAACAGACTCAACTTGTGGAAACTAACTGAACTTATTACCAATCAAAATCAGAGCTGGGTAATGAGAAGTAGATCAaatcttaaaaacaccttccccccacctctccctccttcccaagcTAAAGTTTATTCCTGAATCTCTAcctccttcccctcagcagtgcagggaaATGTGGAATGGTGTTACAGCCAGTTCATCACATGTTGTTTCTGCCACTGCTTCTTCTTCAGGGAGagcccattccctgctccagcacgggTCCCTCCCACAGCAGACAGTCCCTCACAAACTTCTCCAGTGTGAATCCTGTCCACAGGCTACAGTTCTTCATgaactgctccagcatgggttcCCCCACAGGGCTACAAGTCCTGGCAGCAAATCTGCTCCAGGGtaggctcctctctccatgggtcTGGAGGTCCCTCTtaggagcctgttccagtgcaggCTTTCCATGAGATCCCAACCTTCTTTTGAGCAtgcccctgctccagtgtggtaTTCCTCCACGAGCTGTAGGTAGATTTCTGCACCCCCACAGATATTCATGGACTGCAGGGGCACAACCATCTCACCATGGCCTTCACCACAGACTGCAGGGAATCCCAtctctggcacctggagcacctccttaGCCTCTGACCTtagggctgcagagctcctcCAGTCACATATTCTCAGTCCTCTTTTCTCTGGACCAGTGGCAGGTCCATATTGGAGCACAGGCTCTGTCAGACACGGAGGAAGCTTCTAGCAACTTCTCACAGAACCCACCACCAGAGCCCTCCCATTACCAAAACCTGGCTACACAAAGGCAAGACAGCACCCTTGGTACTCAGCTATAAAGGGAATTTCCCAGATCACTCTTTTAGAATTGGTCTTGCCAGTCTGAGTTCTGTTTAATCTTGTTTagttctgtatttattttagtGGGTACAATTTAGGAGAGGCCTCATGAGCTTTCACAGCTACAGTTCTCTGAATTTATAGCCTGAAAACAAGATCTGTAATTCATCATAAACCACAATTGCTGGTATCCACACAACCAGACCTTGCAATGCAGGTTCCAGCCTCCAATTTTAGAACTGCAGATCAGTGCAGTCAGCCTGGCTGTAATATTGGAGTCTGaagtacagaaaaaaagcaataatGCAGAGTTTGAGAGACTAGAACAGACCTGGCTTAACACAATGGATAAAGCTGTGTATTCTTCCCTTTTAATTCCTGTCAGATACAGTGGAATGCAAGACCAGAATTCAAGAACAATGCCCCCCAGTGCACCACTTAAGCTACAGGCTCTGAGATGCAGTGATCAGTTCTGTACCAAACAACAAGAGTACACTGGAAAATATCATCTCCTCAGAGGAATTAAGgacatagaaaaaaaacccatcaagACCTGTTATAAAAAATCCTAGGATCACAAAGAAAAACTGTCAATCTCCCTaggcaaataaaactcaggCTGTTTATAAACACTGCACAGGgaaattaaaaacatttaaaagttaactttttttaaaacaggagaaaacagagaatgaggggctggagagacaTGTCTACACTAACAAGAAGAAATACAAAGACTGACAGCGATATACAAAAGCATTTGTCTATAGAATATGAAAGATCATTGTCTGCCAAAGGTTTAGAGAAGCTACACAAGACAAAACACCTCCAACACTCAGAACAAAGGAACAGAGATAGAAGGGCAACTTTCTGATGCTCGGACAAGGGTTCTTAAGGGTAGCCTTGGTCTTCTTAACGAAGCCACTGCCATTATCAGCCAGACAAATTAACTTCACAGCACTCCTACCTCCTTCTGCTACttctacaaaatatttttttttttaatctacaaCTGGGGTGTAATTATCTATTCAGattgggagggacccaagaaGCTTCCAGAACTTACACTACAGGCCAGAGCCTTATGTAAGTGGAAAATGAGCTGAGGCAACAAGACAGGAGTTTATACTAAGCCTGTCCTGAGGATTTGCAGCAAGGCTCAATCCTCCAGGTGACAGTCATTCATTCCTAGCATGACCCCTGGTCACTTGATGCAGACACACTGTTACAGCTACATTCCAGGTGAAGCTAGTTCCTTTCCAGCCACGAGGATCTAGCAAACCCAAGCCAACCACTTGCTATGAAGCAACAATCCTCTAAATGTCTTGAGTCACTGTAGTCTGCAGCTGAGCACTCAGTCACATTGTGcatccaaaaaaaccctaacaggACACAGTGAAGTAGATCCAGGAGAAACTAAAGTGATTCTGCTATGGGAAAGAATAAGGGAGCAATTCCTTCACAAGCAAAGCTAAAAAAGTTACTAAGCAAAGATGGAGCAAACATTATGACTTGTTACTAAGAAGAAATAAGAAGAAGTAAGAAATATGAAGTCTAGGAGATGAGTTATCACAAGGCAGGGTATAAAGCATTGTATATCAATCTACTGTACAGCAGATTTCTAATCTCTGCAGCagtaaaaactaaaaaaaaaaaaaagctacaaaAACCACACAAACCTCTGCCCCCATAAAACCAcacatgccaaaaaaaaaaaaaaaaaggacagataTCTTCAAAAACATTCCCCTTTTAGGAACATGACAGAAAGAAATCCATGAAAATATCAACTTCAGAGCAGCCAAAGAAAAGCTGCACATCCAACCCTGATGAATGTGGGGGTCTTTTAGGTTGCAGATGTAGATAGCTTCCCCACAGGTTTAAGGCCCAAACAGATCATCTTCTACTTCATAGGTAGGAAGGAAAGGAATCCATCTGTCTTTTCAAACTACTACAGATCCACCAGAAAGCACAGAGACATAGACACAGTTCAGAGGTTTTTTCCTACTTACTCCAGTGCATCTATAGgatcttcttcctcctctgaggATGAGCCAGTTTCCTCCAGATCTTTAGCCATCCCAACTGGCATTTCCTTTGGGAGTTTTCATACAGCCCAGTCCTAGTTGCAAGAGCAGTTACCTGCAATACGGATTAAAAGCAGGAATGAAGAGCTGAACAGGACAGGGAGAACTATCAGGTAAGCACCACCTCCTGCCAGCACGGATTTCTCACAATACTTTTAACCAGTCTGTTATACATCTGCGATTTGTTAAACATCACCTCCGAGCCACGCGAGTGCAGAACGCAGCATCACCTTCCAGCAGCTCATTCCGCACCTGCCCGTGAGAACCACCCGGGCACTTACCGGTAACGCGTGTCCCGTCCCCgccccgccctgccctgcctcgcCTCGGGCCGCAGACCCACGCCAGGCCGGCCCAGCCCAACGGGAACcgccggcccagcccggcccgccgcCCGGGGACAGCCGGACTCCGTAACGCCTCCACCGGCGCAGGAGCGGCGCTCGGCCCGGAGGggcggctgcggcccggccTACCCCGCGCCAGGCTAAGCACGGCGATCTCCGGCAGCCCCAGAGGAAGCAAGAGCGGCGGGGAGCACCCAAGGCAGCGGGTCCCCGTACGAGCCGTACCTGCCCCCGCACGCTgggccgcgccgggccgggcgcacaaggcagccccggcccctcccGCCGCTTCCCCGTTACTACAACAACCGACGGGCGGCGGCCCCGCCCGGCGCGCAGCCGCCCCCGCCGCCTCACTGCGCAGGCGCGCTCGAGCCCGCCCCCTGCCGGCGCTCCCACCTACTCCCGCGAGGTGGGCGGGGACGGGGCGGGCGCGCCTCCCACGGGGCGAAGGATCCGATTGGCGGGAGGCGGTGTTACGTGTCGTGGCGCGCGCATGGAGCGGCGCGCGGCGCCCAATCGGAGCGCTGGGCGGTGGCGCGGGCGGGAGTGCCGTCGGTAGCGGGCGGGGACTcggcccgggcccggcgggcgCGCTTGGAGCCGGCCGGGAGGATGAGCCGGTTCCTGAACGTGCTGCGCAGCTGGCTTGTGATGGTGTCGGTCATCGCCGCTGGGAACACCCTGCAGAGCTTCCGCGATCACGGCTTCCTCTCAGAGAAGCTGTACACCGCCAGCCCCGGCCTCGGTAAGGGCCGCGCCGGCCGCCCTGCCGCCTGGAGGCCGCCCTCCAGCCGGGGGCCTTGGACTGTCCTCGGGGTCCCTCCTCTGGGGCCCGGGAGCTGCCCGCTGCCCCGGCGTGCGCCTCCACGGCGGGACGGGGGGTGGCAGGCAGGGCCGTGCGTGGTGTCCATGTGCTCCCTCCTTCTTTACGCAGTGAATGGGCTCCAGGCTCGGACCTTCGGCGTCTGGACCCTCCTGTCATCCGTGATCCGCTGCCTCTGCGCAATCGACATCCGTAACAGGACGTATGTAAAGCAGCACCTGAGAAATCCATTGGTTTGCTTGCTAGACACAGCCTGAGTTTAGGGGGCGGCACAGAGGAGGGGGGGAATCAAAAGCTGTTCCTGAACTTTCCATAGCGTTGACAGCATTCTCGTGAAGAAGCTCAAATAGCAGTGTGGGATTTGTGCGGTAGCTGCTGCCCCCTTCTTCCTCTGTGGGGGGACAGACTGCGCCGTTGAGTTCTGTCCTTAGTCAGAAACAGGTAGATCTGAGAACCTCTTCCTTCTCTTACTGTCACTAATTTCTGAGCTCCAGTTTGGAAAGCATTTTCTGAATGCCGTTGCTGCTCTGTTAATTAAGCAATTGCCAATGTTGTGGTGTGACTGATGCTCAATACTTTTACTATGACAGCTCAGCTAAAGACTGGGACAGTTTTAGGTGCCCCATTGCAGTGGTCTGAACCAGTTGCTTTCTTTCCTACATTTAcctggggctgacagcaaggcccgAGGGGCAGCCTGATGCTGAGTGGGACACACACCATTTCTCCCTGTGCTAACAGAAGAGAGGGGTTTCTGAGAGGGATTTCTAAGCAAGATGACTTGAGGTCTCTGCTAGACAAAGCCTTTATTGGAGGTTGCTAAAATGCTTTTGGCAGTGcttccctcagccctgcagcagaagtCACTGTTCACCTGGCAGTATGTGCTTGGATTGCCCAGGGTTATCCAAGGCAGGGAGGTGCAGGGACCAAACAATATGTTTTTAGGGGGTGGTGGCAATGCCATTTATCAAGAATCAGTGGTTTCTTTGAGGAATTTTATCTTACATCTCTTGAACCTGCTCCCTTTTCACCAGCCGTGGCCCATAGAGGGTAGCAGAGCACAGGTGGGAAGACACTGGGTGATGCAGCCTGAAGTCAGCCAAGTCCTGCCACCCTAGTTCTCTGCTCATCCTGTTCTCACCTTCTTTATGTGTGTGCACATACTTCTCATTTCACTGGTGCCCTACTCGTGCTCTTCACCTTCCTTCAGGC is a window from the Zonotrichia albicollis isolate bZonAlb1 chromosome 6, bZonAlb1.hap1, whole genome shotgun sequence genome containing:
- the ERG28 gene encoding ergosterol biosynthetic protein 28 homolog; its protein translation is MSRFLNVLRSWLVMVSVIAAGNTLQSFRDHGFLSEKLYTASPGLVNGLQARTFGVWTLLSSVIRCLCAIDIRNRTLYHITLFTFFLALAHFLSEVFIYHTAALTIGVMAPLMVASFSILGMLIGLQYLEVEALSQNKKKN